The Streptomyces uncialis genomic interval CGCGGAACTCGCGGAGGTCGCGGGCTGGATCCTGTTCGACGCCGACCGGCAGGACGAGGCCCGGCACGCACTGCTGGAGGCGCATATGTACGCCCGGCTGGCCGGTGACGGTCCGCTCCAGTGGTTCGTGCTCGACCTGGTCGCGATGCACAGCCTCCACACCGGCAGGACCGCCGAGGCCCTCAGCATCTCCGACGAGCTGCTCACGCGCCCCCGGGTGCCTCGCCGAGTGGCTCTGATGGCCCAGATCCGCCGGGCGACGGCACTCGCGCACGCGGGCGACCGTTCACGCGCGCTGGCGGCCATCGAGACGGCGACCGGCGGATTGCAGGACTCGGTGCACGAGAGGGACCCCGCGTGGACGTGGTGGATCGACGAGGGGGAGGTGGCCCGTCACCACGGCGAGATCCTGATGTCGCTCGGCGCCACCCGGGCCGCGCTCCCCGAACTTCATCACGCGACTCTGGTCGAGCCGGGGGAGGGCCGCCGCAAACTCGGCCACGCCGTGGCCGAGCTGACCGCGCTCGTGGCCCTGGGGGCCTGGCACGAGGCCGAGACGGCCCTCACGGAACTGGTCCTGCCGCTCGGCCATGTGTCCTCGTCCCGCATCCGCCACCGCCTGGGCACGACACTGAGACACATGGAACGGTACGCACCCCCCTGGCTCACCACCCTGGCCAGGGACATCACCCCGACCGTGCCACGAGCCCGGCGGGAGCCACAGGAGCGATGAGAGCGCGCCGACCCCCCGGCACGGGCGACCGGGCCGCAGGGCAGGATGGGGGGTATGAGCATCGTGAAGATCAATGTCCTCACCGTCCCGGCGGAGCAGCGTGAGGTGCTGGAGCAGCGGTTCGCCTCGCGCGCGGGGGCCGTGGAAGGGTCCGACGGGTTCGAGTGGTTCGAGCTGCTGCGCCCCCTTGAGGGCACGGACGACTACCTCGTGTACACCCGCTGGCGGAGCGAGGAGGACTTCCAGAAGTGGATGGACGGGCCCATGCGGTCCGCCCACCGGGACGGCGCCGCCGCGGGCGGTGAGCGGCCCAAGCCCGCCGCCTCGGGGTCGTCCGTGTGGTCCTTCGAGGTCGTCCAGCAGGCCGCGCCCAAGCAGGGCTGAGGTCCGCGCCCACATCACGTTGCGGGCCGGGTCCCGGGCCCACCTGAGCCGAGGTCCGCGCGGCACGCCGGGGCGCGTTCCCCCTGCCGCGGGGCCCGGGGTGAGACGCTCCGCGCGTGAGCGAACCGACGACCCCCGGTGGCGGCCCGCCGCCCGCGCCGCACGCCGAGGCGCACGGCGGTGCCCTCGGCGGTCGGCTGAACTGGCTGCGGGCCGCCGTCCTCGGCGCCAACGACGGTGTCGTGTCGACGGCCGGTCTGGTGGTCGGTGTCGCGGGCGCCACGAGCGACCGGGACACCCTGCTGACGGCGGGGCTCGCGGGGCTGCTCGCCGGGTCGCTGTCGATGGCGGCGGGCGAGTACGTGTCCGTGTCGACGCAGCGCGACTCCGAGAAGGCGGCGATCGCCCAGGAGCGGCGCGAACTGCGGGACGAGCCCGACGAGGAACTCGCCGAACTGACCGGACTGCTCGCCGCGCGGGGACTCAGCCCCGAAACGGCGCGGGAGGCGGCCCGTCAGCTCACCGCACGGGACGCGCTGCGCGCACACGCGCGCGTGGAGCTCGGCATCGACCCCGACCAGCTCACCAACCCCTGGCACGCGGCCTGGGCCAGCTTCCTGGCGTTCACGGTCGGCGCGCTCCTGCCGCTGCTGGCGATGGTGCTGCCGCCCGCCGACCGGCGGCTCGGTGTGACCGTCGTGTCGGTGCTCGCCGCACTGGTGCTCACCGGCTGGTCCAGCGCCCGGACGGGCGCCTCCGACCCCCGGCGGGCCGTCGTACGCAATGTCGCGGGCGGCGCGATCGCCATGGGCGTCACCTACGCCGTGGGGTCGCTGCTGGGTGCCAGTGGGATCTGATCCGGGGCGACGGCTGTCCTGTGCGCCCGTGTCCTGTGCGCCCGCGCGCGTGTGTGCGGTGGGCCCGCCGTGCGGGGCAATTGGCGGAGGTGGACAGAACTCGCCCCCTACCGGACGGTAATACTTGTGGGTAACCACGTCTGGTGGTGACCCCGAGCGGGCCCTTACGGTGCACGCATGCCCCATCTGCCCGATGTCGTGCTGTGGTCGATACCCGCCTTCGTGCTGCTCACCGTCGTCGAGATCGTGAGCTACCGGCTGCACCCCGACGAGGACGCGGCGGGCTACGGCACCAAGGACACCGCCACCAGCGTCACCATGGGCGTCGGCAGCATCGGCTTCGACCTGCTCTGGAAGATCCCCGTCGTCGCGATCTGGACCGCCCTGTACGAACTCACCCCGCTGCGGGTGCCCGTCCTGTGGTGGACGATCCCGCTGATGCTGCTCGCGCAGGACTTCTTCTACTACTGGTCGCACCGGGGCCACCATGTCGTCCGCGTGCTGTGGGCGTGCCATGTGGTGCACCACTCCAGCCGCAGGTTCAACCTCAGCACCGCGCTGCGCCAGCCCTGGACCAGCCTCACCGTATGGCCGTTCTATCTGCCGCTGATCCTGTGCGGGGTGCACCCGGCGGCGCTGGCGTTCTGCTCGTCGGTGAACCTCATCTACCAGTTCTGGGTGCACACCGAACGCGTGGGCAAGCTGCCCCGGGCCGTCGAGTACGTGCTCAACACCCCGTCCCACCACCGGGTCCACCACGCGTCCCAGGGCGGCTACCTGGACCGTAACTTCGGCGGCATCCTCATCGTCTGGGACCGCCTCTTCGGTTCCTTCGCGCCCGAGACCGAACGGCCGGTCTACGGGCTCACCAAGAACATCACCACCCACAACCCGCTGCGCGTCGCCACCCACGAGTACGCCGCCATCACCCGCGACCTCCGCGCCGCCCGTAGCTGGGGCGACCGCGCCGGACACCTCCTGCGGGGCCCCGGCTGGCAGCCCCCGGCCCCGGAGCCCGCCACCCTCCCCACGGCCCGTACCGGCCCCGCCGAGCCCCCGGCGCACCCCGCCACCGCCCCCGGCGGCACCACCCCCGAAGGACCCGCGTGATCCAGCACCTCACCCCCGCGACCGTGCACGGCGACCGGCGCGCCACGGCCGCCCGCGTCCTGCTCCTCGGCTACGGCGTCGCCGCCGGCGCCGACCTGCTGGCCCTGCTCGCCGACGCCCCCACCGGGCACACCGTCTTCAAGCCCCTGCTGCTGCCGCTGCTCGCCGCGTACGCAGCCGTCAGCGGCGGCCCCCGGCTGCTGACCGTCGCGCTGCTGTTCGGCTGGGGCGGAGACGTGATGCTGCTCCTCGACGCCGACCTCGCGTTCCTCGCCGGGATGGGCTCCTTCGCGCTGGGCCACCTCTGCTACCTGGTGCTCTTCGCGCGCCACGGCGACCGGCCCGCCGACCGCCGCGCCCGCGGTTGCCGTACCGCCCTCGGCGTGGCGTACGGGGCCGCCCTCGTGGGCACCGTGGCGCTGCTCTGGCCGGATCTGCCCGCCGAACTGCGTGTCCCGGTGGCCGTGTACAGCCTGCTGCTCACCGTGACCGCGTTCCGCGCGGGTGCCCTCGGCCTGGTCGCGGGGCTCGGCGGCGCGCTCTTCCTGCTGTCCGACACCCTCATCGCCACCGGCATCGCCGACTGGCCGCAGCTCCCGCGTCCCGACCTCTGGGTGATGCTGACCTATATCGCCGCGCAGTTCCTGCTGGCCACCGGGGTGCTCCGGGCCTTCGCCGCGCGCGGGCCCGGGACCCGGCCGTACCGTGGGAAGCGCACCTGAACGGCGGTATCCGCACCGGGAAGGCCCATGCGCGCGACGACGATCCACGGCACCCGTGACATCCGGGTGGAGGACGTGCCCGCGCCCCGGGTGCAGTTCGCCACCGACGCCGTCGTACGGGTCACCCGCGCGTGTGTCTGCGGCAGCGACCTGTGGGCCTACCGGGGCGAGACCGAGCGGCGGCCGGGGCAGCGGATCGGGCACGAGTTCCTCGGCGTGGTCGAGGACACCGGCTCCGAGGTGACCCGGGTGCGCGGCGGTGACCTGGTCGTCGCCCCCTTCGCCTGGTCGGACGGGGTGTGCGA includes:
- a CDS encoding helix-turn-helix domain-containing protein, whose protein sequence is MEAVRNVVGANIKRLREQRNWSQAHLARRICIAADVAGDPIGRQEVSRYENGRRTPREWLPFVAQALNVSVHTLTEPCSAPGPAAEDSADITEHARASVAHLLDHDNRFGGDHVATAAVQVWRSGQRTLDTSSKQHLAAIAELAEVAGWILFDADRQDEARHALLEAHMYARLAGDGPLQWFVLDLVAMHSLHTGRTAEALSISDELLTRPRVPRRVALMAQIRRATALAHAGDRSRALAAIETATGGLQDSVHERDPAWTWWIDEGEVARHHGEILMSLGATRAALPELHHATLVEPGEGRRKLGHAVAELTALVALGAWHEAETALTELVLPLGHVSSSRIRHRLGTTLRHMERYAPPWLTTLARDITPTVPRARREPQER
- a CDS encoding antibiotic biosynthesis monooxygenase family protein, producing MSIVKINVLTVPAEQREVLEQRFASRAGAVEGSDGFEWFELLRPLEGTDDYLVYTRWRSEEDFQKWMDGPMRSAHRDGAAAGGERPKPAASGSSVWSFEVVQQAAPKQG
- a CDS encoding lysoplasmalogenase is translated as MIQHLTPATVHGDRRATAARVLLLGYGVAAGADLLALLADAPTGHTVFKPLLLPLLAAYAAVSGGPRLLTVALLFGWGGDVMLLLDADLAFLAGMGSFALGHLCYLVLFARHGDRPADRRARGCRTALGVAYGAALVGTVALLWPDLPAELRVPVAVYSLLLTVTAFRAGALGLVAGLGGALFLLSDTLIATGIADWPQLPRPDLWVMLTYIAAQFLLATGVLRAFAARGPGTRPYRGKRT
- a CDS encoding sterol desaturase family protein, with the protein product MPHLPDVVLWSIPAFVLLTVVEIVSYRLHPDEDAAGYGTKDTATSVTMGVGSIGFDLLWKIPVVAIWTALYELTPLRVPVLWWTIPLMLLAQDFFYYWSHRGHHVVRVLWACHVVHHSSRRFNLSTALRQPWTSLTVWPFYLPLILCGVHPAALAFCSSVNLIYQFWVHTERVGKLPRAVEYVLNTPSHHRVHHASQGGYLDRNFGGILIVWDRLFGSFAPETERPVYGLTKNITTHNPLRVATHEYAAITRDLRAARSWGDRAGHLLRGPGWQPPAPEPATLPTARTGPAEPPAHPATAPGGTTPEGPA
- a CDS encoding VIT1/CCC1 transporter family protein; this translates as MSEPTTPGGGPPPAPHAEAHGGALGGRLNWLRAAVLGANDGVVSTAGLVVGVAGATSDRDTLLTAGLAGLLAGSLSMAAGEYVSVSTQRDSEKAAIAQERRELRDEPDEELAELTGLLAARGLSPETAREAARQLTARDALRAHARVELGIDPDQLTNPWHAAWASFLAFTVGALLPLLAMVLPPADRRLGVTVVSVLAALVLTGWSSARTGASDPRRAVVRNVAGGAIAMGVTYAVGSLLGASGI